From the genome of uncultured Bacteroides sp.:
ATATCCATTCGTGGAACAGAAATGCCTGCTTCACCAATTAGGAAACTTGCTCCGTTAGCTGAAGCTGCCAAACAAAGAGGAACTCATGTGTATCACCTGAATATTGGTCAGCCCGACCTTCCTACTCCTAAGGCCGCACTTGAAGCCATTCGTAATATTGATCGTAAGATTTTGGAATACAGTCCAAGTGACGGTTACAGAAGCTATCGGGAAAAGCTTACCCATTATTATGCCAAATATAATATTAATCTGACTGCAGATGATATTATCATAACTACCGGTGGATCGGAAGCTGTGCTTTTTGCCTTCATGTCATGCTTGAATCCGGGTGATGAAATTATTGTTCCGGAACCGGCTTATGCCAACTATATGGCATTTGCTATTTCGGCTGGAGCTGTGATTCGTACTGTGGCAACTACTATAGAAGAAGGGTTCTCTCTTCCAAAGGTGGAGAAATTTGAAGAACTGATTAACGAGCGTACAAAAGGTATTTTGATTTGTAATCCTAATAACCCTACTGGCTATTTATATACTCGCAAGGAGATGAATCAAATCAGGGATATGGTTAAGAAGTATGATTTGTTCTTATTCTCTGATGAAGTATATCGTGAGTTCATTTATACCGGTTCACCTTATATTTCAGCATGTCACCTTGAAGGTATTGAGAACAATGTTGTATTGATTGACTCTGTCTCTAAAAGATATTCAGAGTGCGGTATTCGTATTGGTGCATTAATTACAAAGAACAAAGAAGTCCGTAACGCAGTTATGAAGTTCTGCCAGGCTCGTCTTAGTCCTCCATTGATTGGACAGATTGCAGCTGAGGCTTCTTTAGATGCTCCGGAAGAATATTCAAGAGAAACGTATGACGAATATGTTGAGCGCCGTAAGTGCCTGATTGATGGATTGAATAAAATACCGGGAGTTTATTCTCCGATACCAATGGGAGCTTTCTATACAGTGGCAAAGTTACCGGTTGACGATTCTGATAAATTCTGTGCATGGTGTCTTTCTGATTTTGAATACGAAGGTGAAACCGTGTTTATGGCTCCGGCTTCAGGTTTCTATACAACTCCGGGTGCCGGATATAATGAAGTTCGTATTGCTTATGTGTTAAAGAAAAAGGATCTGACTCGCGCACTCTTTATTTTAAGTAAAGCATTGGAAGCCTATCCGGGGAGAGTTGATTGAATTTCTTTATGAAGCAGTATGATTACATAACGCTTTCTAAAGCTATTGGCATAATATTAGTTGTTGTTGGTCATTTTACTTCTACAGTATACATGCCAGCTTATTACAGCGAAATAAAAAATCTTATTTTTTCATTTCATATGCCACTATTTATGATATTGTCTGGCTTTCTGTTCCAAATGTCTATGAGCAGGAAACCAGACGGTATTTCGTTACTTCCATTTCTTAAGAAGAAGTTTAT
Proteins encoded in this window:
- a CDS encoding pyridoxal phosphate-dependent aminotransferase; this translates as MPTISIRGTEMPASPIRKLAPLAEAAKQRGTHVYHLNIGQPDLPTPKAALEAIRNIDRKILEYSPSDGYRSYREKLTHYYAKYNINLTADDIIITTGGSEAVLFAFMSCLNPGDEIIVPEPAYANYMAFAISAGAVIRTVATTIEEGFSLPKVEKFEELINERTKGILICNPNNPTGYLYTRKEMNQIRDMVKKYDLFLFSDEVYREFIYTGSPYISACHLEGIENNVVLIDSVSKRYSECGIRIGALITKNKEVRNAVMKFCQARLSPPLIGQIAAEASLDAPEEYSRETYDEYVERRKCLIDGLNKIPGVYSPIPMGAFYTVAKLPVDDSDKFCAWCLSDFEYEGETVFMAPASGFYTTPGAGYNEVRIAYVLKKKDLTRALFILSKALEAYPGRVD